The following coding sequences lie in one Salarias fasciatus chromosome 7 unlocalized genomic scaffold, fSalaFa1.1 super_scaffold_4, whole genome shotgun sequence genomic window:
- the LOC115383257 gene encoding chondroitin sulfate proteoglycan 4-like, protein MRCSVADLFLLLLVSTGHISAVSFYGDGYIHLRTVETSVQTLIHVRFRTSSQSGVLFLAAGPKDFLLLELISGRLQIRLDLGSGERSLRSEKGVHLNDLAWHTLELTHNHHNITMTIDRNSRTALRMPGPDLELSVEDGLVVGGTGGLDHPYLLNTSSGFRGCMDEVVFNEHNLLSSLRPYSGYKSVHEVSLGCSAQFSATEDDPVSFFSSKAFLALPVWEVLQEGAFECELHPSAREDDGMVLFSSGNQGQFVAIEIRNGHLVVSVGNEEGSKTELHSLTHVHSNHTWYSIQLHLLPQSVQLKVDRELVKARLSEELQVIQLKGPLLLGGLDEDARSEARRAGLPGPLGGGGSFKGCLRHIKVNTQKTGLPHATVTKDVTVGCKTGQALNKATTISPTDRPESEVTTIVNNRKNSNILILRRLEVAEGGRAPLEPKHLKVSLDFHKLGVHPSQLMFRIEEQPVHGQLRLDLSPDLSPDLSGRLKEGQGRTVTIGIEERDRTFSMLDLWQGRVMYVHSGSEDQNDFFIFSVFSTVKKELPVFLRGNRLYRFDISITPVNDAPVLSLPDGNLFTLLEKSKRQLTTDVLRVSDPDSSPEELVFSSLGDLNTEAGYLEHQDYPNRAVNLFSLTDLQERKISFVHTGVSNSRLALRVSDGQKMSNTVVLRILTVALEHKLVNHTGLEVNQGEAAVISTNQLAVQVNVAVEVWYNVTEFPRYGELQRLHSSGDWKPTIAFSQKLLEKERIRYLSTYRGLQTQTNVTDYFSCKISIDSMAREEVVFPIVVRWIQFKVTRSKMEVNGVHSAVLTPEDLHVISKGVKLNESEIFFKLVTAPKKGQLLFNNRILQKNSAFSQKNVTDGLVKYELLNKPQDDARDVFSFRVFSRHASSSAHDFRVNIRPESNAVTVVNEGLSIMEGGTKVITKDILFVHTANNREVHYNITVSPRHGRIRRINLSNSTSINDNIVSFTNQDITEERIMYVHDDSETRQDSFVYQIIVYKPHKHKKEDRNAEEHTFNISVQLVNDERPIRVVDKVFHVARDGQRLVTLNDLRYRDDDSDFEDSWLVYTRRGIPMGELVSASDPAHKLYEFTQRDLEQKKVLFVHRGVSFGRFVLFVSDGKHYVSTLLEVMAQDPYLQTENNTGLMVQRGGVTTLTSANLSVLSNLDIREPQEVTFEVFLPPKHGVLCFSEGQRRAVTESDAISIFTQRDLVAGRLVYHHDGSPDLSDGFNVTARARERSTERRQERARREVHLDIGVPIKIYLESHQRPPTVINNRPVVVAEGQNISINREHLEVVHEDSQPSEIVFTIQSPPTLGIIHRSSSGQHRNIIGEQQHIYKSVKKETVTSFTQEDLNQERIIYHQQAAGTSNDSVLLEATNGVTKVGPIRLEFDIIPVLLPLEVSDLTLDEGSSLPLTADIIRVSNHHFSEMNFLYQVIVPPRHGHLEHSRIPGMPITAFTHTEVEREYISYIHDGSDTLRDNFTIVANQTEIRKHSLPCTVHISVIPVNDETPAVTINRGLKVWVGSVTEITTDDLSAEDSDTSPVGLEFVVTPPSNGHLALKSAPSRHILNFTQDHIQSRQLLFVHNGALTGGFHFQVNDGVNFAPRQIFSTTAHSLVLTLHRNNPLEVYPGSVTPISEQELQVVTNNVSDIRRNQSIIFAVTVPPKLGRLLRRMPDNSTRNVSAFTQKMVDEGLILYDQNKAESVGWSAADFFSFTVSSPPAFLPPHTFTVLISYQANEHHGSPHHKTRLLNNAGAVVAEGGRVMIDRSKLDASNLLGKVPEAHRKDHHIMYRVISLPRHGVLSVQGYNLSRSQPDFSQVALNKFGIAYTHDDSETTSDSFTFQAWVAPTDLSSSSSSSSMSAFSSDSSSFSPLYSASSSSLSSLDAVPHRHAKDSMSVTEMFNITVTPVNDQPPLIRSRAPTMKVVVGERVVLGPDHLQVEDHDTPPEELHYLVISKPNNGYLTLGERPEPVTSFTQYDVNHGRLHFIQQGEASTGVFYFNVTDGHHRPLYKLFSLEVIKPSVFMANNTGLSLVQGRTAVVLTTNQLAAQTNGRSRADICYTVTEHPYHGRIAINDQEVTTFCHEDLQFGRVVYHMTDLSTSEDSFQISVSASSPGVNYGNITAQTVQVTVRPLVYLREPVRVPSGIAVKLGKAMIDASELARISRADPVFEVLSPPKHGKLVKMTYDPNRESQVLKSFTFRDVVQGRVAIEETLSDSDNQLPNNSLTTARGHAPARPRNDSFVFLLKAGNVQPAKGELHFTILPHHQMRHGPGGLGNVDGGGREHTTTHQPTHNRTTTGGGRGGGRGGSTTHGGAPTGLHPHILSHKNRTHHRPKSHGRWGNHSRSGSHGGRPGSGAEGTGGGHGHAPQPNAPAVPEKHDPGNPPDTHLVHVEVLPRPASDPLLIILPLLACLLLIVILVVLISVFRHRKEKQARLRLIQELAAVTLPAEESPFLGPSERSVAMPSVVVTPLGSASCPTSPSIPISPRRRSLAPGMTFWGPVEADVGGAAGISTSGKNERDDVPGDNTQVQTAGFKNAVRSRSPAPTLKDNQYWV, encoded by the exons ATGAGGTGTTCTGTGGCGGATCTTTTTCTACTCCTGCTGGTCTCCACAGGGCACATTTCTGCAG tttcattctACGGTGATGGCTACATCCACCTGCGGACAGTGGAGACGTCTGTCCAGACGTTAATCCATGTTCGATTTCGAACCTCCAGTCAGTCAGGCGTGCTGTTCTTGGCAGCGGGACCCAAAGACTTCCTGCTTCTGGAGCTCATTTCTGGTCGTCTGCAG ATACGTCTGGACCTGGGCTCGGGTGAGCGCTCGCTGCGTTCAGAAAAAGGCGTCCATCTTAATGATCTGGCATGGCACACTTTGGAGCTGACCCACAATCATCACAACATAACCATGACCATAGACCGAAACTCTCGCACCGCCCTCCGAATGCCTGGACCGGACCTGGAGCTCAGTGTGGAGGATGGACTTGTTGTTGGTGGAACAGGTGGATTGGACCACCCCTACCTCCTCAACACCTCCTCTGGGTTTAGAGGTTGCATGGATGAAGTTGTCTTCAATGAGCATAACCTGTTATCCAGTCTCAGGCCATACTCCGGGTACAAGAGTGTTCATGAGGTGTCTCTTGGTTGTAGTGCACAGTTCTCTGCAACAGAAGACGATCCTGTCAGTTTCTTCAGCTCGAAAGCTTTCCTAGCCCTCCCAGTCTGGGAAGTGCTTCAGGAGGGGGCATTTGAATGCGAGTTGCACCCTTCTGCAAGAGAAGACGACGGCATGGTCCTCTTCAGCTCTGGGAACCAAGGGCAATTCGTCGCCATTGAGATCAGAAATGGTCACCTGGTGGTGTCGGTAGGAAACGAGGAAGGGAGCAAAACCGAGCTGCACTCTCTGACACATGTCCACAGCAATCACACCTGGTACTCCATCCAGCTGCATTTGCTGCCCCAGAGCGTCCAACTCAAGGTGGACAGGGAGCTGGTGAAGGCCCGACTGAGTGAGGAACTTCAGGTCATCCAGCTCAAGGGGCCTCTTCTCCTCGGAGGGCTCGACGAGGACGCTCGGTCAGAAGCGAGGCGAGCCGGACTGCCTGGTCCACTCGGAGGAGGGGGCTCCTTCAAAGGCTGCCTACGGCACATCAAGGTGAACACTCAGAAAACAGGCCTTCCTCATGCCACAGTCACCAAGGACGTCACAGTGGGCTGTAAGACGGGGCAAGCTCTGAACAAAGCGACCACCATCAGCCCAACAGACCGTCCTGAGTCTGAAGTGACAACCATAGTGAACAACAGGAAGAACTCCAACATATTGATTCTCAGAAGGTTAGAGGTGGCAGAAGGAGGCCGGGCACCACTGGAACCCAAACACTTGAAG GTGAGTTTGGATTTCCATAAATTGGGCGTCCATCCATCTCAGTTGATGTTCCGCATCGAGGAGCAGCCCGTCCACGGCCAGCTCCGCCTCGACCTCAGTCCAGACCTCAGTCCAGACCTCAGTGGGAGGCTGAAGGAAGGCCAGGGCAGGACCGTCACGATAGGAATAGAGGAGAGGGACCGAACCTTCAGCATGCTGGACCTGTGGCAGGGCCGAGTCATGTACGTCCACAGCGGTTCGGAAGACCAGAAcgactttttcatattttcagtgttttccactgTGAAGAAGGAGCTACCTGTGTTTTTGAGGGGAAACCGTCTGTACCGGTTTGATATCAGCATCACTCCTGTCAATGATGCCCCTGTGCTCAGTTTGCCTGATGGAAACCTCTTTACTCTGCTGGAGAAGTCCAAACGACAG CTAACAACAGATGTGCTGAGGGTGTCGGACCCTGACAGTAGTCCTGAGGAGCTGGTTTTCAGCTCCCTGGGAGACCTCAACACTGAAGCCGGATATCTGGAGCACCAGGATTACCCCAACAG GGCCGTCAACCTGTTCTCCTTAACTGATCTGCAAGAGAGGAAGATCAGCTTTGTCCACACGGGGGTTTCAAACTCCAGACTGGCTCTCCGGGTCAGCGATGGGCAGAAG ATGAGCAACACCGTAGTTTTAAGGATTTTGACGGTGGCGCTTGAGCACAAACTGGTGAACCACACTGGACTGGAGGTGAACCAAGGCGAGGCCGCGGTCATCTCCACCAATCAGCTCGCGGTACAAGTGAACGTGGCTGTGGAAGTCTGGTACAATGTGACGGAGTTTCCACGATACGGCGAGCTCCAGAGGCTGCACTCGAGCGGGGACTGGAAACCGACCATTGCCTTCTCCCAGAAACTTCTAGAAAAAGAACGGATACGATACCTCAGCACTTACCGGGGCCTCCAGACACAGACGAACGTCACTGATTACTTCAGCTGCAAAATCAGCATTGATTCCATGGCCAGAGAGGAGGTGGTTTTCCCCATAGTGGTACGATGGATTCAGTTTAAGGTCACTCGAAGCAAGATGGAGGTCAACGGCGTTCACAGTGCTGTTTTAACTCCCGAGGACCTCCATGTGATTTCGAAGGGTGTTAAACTTAACGAGAGTGAAATTTTCTTCAAACTTGTAACAGCGCCAAAGAAAGGGCAGCTGTTGTTCAACAACAGAATCCTCCAAAAGAACTCGGCTTTCAGCCAGAAGAACGTGACAGATGGCTTGGTGAAGTACGAGCTTCTGAACAAACCGCAGGACGACGCCAGAGACGTGTTCAGCTTTCGAGTGTTTTCACGGCACGCTAGCTCCTCGGCTCACGACTTCAGGGTCAACATCAGGCCCGAGTCCAACGCCGTCACCGTCGTCAACGAAGGCCTGTCGATCATGGAGGGAGGGACCAAAGTGATCACCAAAGATATTCTGTTTGTTCACACGGCGAATAACCGTGAGGTCCACTACAACATCACCGTCAGCCCCCGCCATGGACGGATCCGGAGAATCAACCTCTCCAACTCAACTTCTATCAATGACAACATCGTGTCCTTCACGAATCAGGATATCACCGAGGAGAGGATCATGTATGTTCACGACGACAGCGAGACCAGGCAGGATTCCTTTGTGTATCAAATTATTGTTTacaaacctcacaaacacaaaaaggagGACAGAAACGCAGAAGAACACACCTTCAATATCTCAGTGCAGCTCGTCAATGACGAGCGGCCCATCAGGGTCGTCGATAAAGTTTTTCACGTGGCCCGTGACGGCCAGAGGCTGGTGACACTGAACGACCTCCGTTATCGGGACGATGACTCGGACTTTGAGGACAGCTGGCTGGTGTACACACGCAGAGGGATTCCCATGGGAGAGCTGGTGTCGGCCAGTGATCCAGCTCACAAGCTGTATGAGTTCACACAGCGGGACCTGGAGCAG AAAAAAGTGTTATTTGTCCACCGAGGAGTGAGTTTTGGACGATTTGTACTTTTCGTATCGGATGGAAAACATTATGTTTCCACGCTGCTGGAG GTCATGGCGCAGGATCCTTACTTGCAAACGGAGAACAACACCGGTCTCATGGTGCAGCGAGGCGGGGTCACGACCCTGACCTCCGCTAACCTCAGCGTCCTCAGCAACCTTGACATCCGAGAGCCGCAGGAGGTGACGTTCGAGGTCTTCCTTCCTCCGAAACATGGCGTGCTCTGCTTCAGCGAGGGACAGAGACGGGCCGTGACCGAGTCGGACGCCATTTCAATCTTCACCCAGCGAGACCTGGTGGCCGGGCGTCTCGTTTACCACCATGATGGCAGCCCGGACCTGTCGGACGGCTTCAACGTGACGgcgagagcgagggagaggagcacagagaggagacaggaaAGAGCAAGGAGGGAGGTCCACCTGGATATTGGCGTGCCGATAAAGATCTACCTGGAGAGTCATCAGAGGCCGCCGACAGTCATAAACAACCGTCCAGTGGTGGTGGCAGAGGGGCAAAACATCTCAATAAACAGAGAACATTTAGAG GTGGTCCATGAAGACAGCCAACCCTCAGAGATCGTTTTCACCATCCAAAGTCCTCCCACACTGGGCATTATTCACAGATCATCTAGCGGCCAGCACCGTAACATTattggagagcagcagcacatctATAAG AGCGTCAAAAAGGAGACGGTAACTTCCTTCACTCAGGAGGATCTCAACCAGGAGCGGATCATCTACcatcagcaggctgcaggaacCTCCAATGActccgtcctgctggaagcAACAAATGGAGTGACTAAAGTGGGACCGATTAGACTGGAGTTCGACATAATCCCAGTTCTGCTCCCCCTGGAG GTTTCTGACTTGACACTCGATGAGGGCTCGTCGCTgcctctgacagcagacatCATCAGAGTTTCCAATCATCACTTCTCTGAGATGAACTTCCTGTACCAGGTCATTGTCCCACCACGGCATGGACACTTGGAGCACAGCCGGATCCCGGGAATGCCCATCAccgctttcacacacacagag GTGGAACGCGAATACATCTCTTATATCCACGACGGCAGCGACACTCTGAGAGACAACTTCACCATTGTGGCCAATCAGACTGAAATCAGGAAGCACAGTCTGCCCTGCACGGTTCACATCAGCGTCATCCCGGTCAACGACGAGACTCCTGCTGTGACAATTAACCGGGGCCTCAAG GTGTGGGTGGGTTCGGTAACAGAAATAACGACAGATGATCTGAGTGCGGAGGACTCCGACACTTCACCCGTGGGTTTGGAGTTTGTGGTCACGCCGCCCAGCAATGGCCACCTGGCTCTGAAGAGTGCTCCATCCAGACACATCCTCAACTTCACCCAGGATCACATTCAAAGCAGACAGCTGTTGTTTGTGCACAATG GTGCGTTGACTGGCGGCTTTCACTTCCAAGTGAATGATGGGGTCAACTTTGCCCCTCGCCAGATCTTCAGCACCACGGCCCACTCTCTGGTGCTCACCCTTCACAGAAACAACCCCTTGGAGGTCTACCCAG GCTCGGTGACGCCGATCTCAGAGCAGGAGCTTCAGGTGGTGACCAACAACGTCAGCGACATCAGAAGAAACCAGTCCATCATCTTCGCAGTGACGGTTCCCCCGAAACTGGGCCGCCTGCTCCGACGCATGCCAGACAACTCTACGAGAAATGTATCCGcattcacacagaaaatg GTGGATGAAGGACTCATCCTGTATGATCAGAATAAAGCGGAGTCTGTGGGGTGGTCGGCCGCAgacttcttttctttcaccGTCTCTTCCCCGCCAGCCTTTCTGCCCCCCCACACTTTCACCGTCTTGATCTCCTACCAGGCCAACGAACATCACGGCAGCCCCCATCACAAAACCCGACTGCTGAACAACGCAG GAGCCGTGGTGGCTGAAGGGGGCAGAGTGATGATTGACAGGTCAAAGCTTGACGCCTCCAATCTGTTGGGGAAGGTTCCCGAGGCCCACCGGAAGGACCACCACATCATGTATCGTGTGATTTCTCTCCCCCGCCACGGGGTTCTTTCAGTACAAGGATATAATCTCTCCag aagCCAACCAGATTTCTCCCAGGTTGCCCTGAACAAGTTTGGCATAGCTTACACCCACGACGACTCTGAGACAACCAGCGACAGCTTTACTTTCCAAGCTTGGGTGGCACCGACGGAtctctcgtcttcctcctcttcatcgtcaATGTCTGCGTTTTCCTCGgattcctcctctttctcaccTCTCTATTCGGCCTCGTCATCTTCCCTCTCGTCGTTAGACGCCGTTCCTCACCGCCACGCCAAAGACAGCATGTCAGTGACTGAGATGTTCAACATCACAGTGACGCCGGTCAACGACCAGCCGCCGCTGATCAGAAGCCGAGCCCCGACCATGAAGGTGGTGGTCGGGGAGAGAGTCGTACTTGGACCTGACCATCTTCAG GTTGAGGATCACGACACTCCTCCGGAGGAGCTGCACTACCTTGTGATCAGTAAACCCAACAATGGCTACCTGACGCTGGGCGAAAGACCCGAACCGGTGACCTCCTTCACCCAGTATGACGTCAACCATGGCCGACTGCATTTCATACAGCAG ggtGAAGCCTCGACAGGAGTTTTCTACTTCAATGTGACTGATGGTCATCACCGTCCACTCTACAAACTGTTCAGTTTGGAGGTCATTAAGCCATCTGTATTCATGGCAAACAACACCGGCCTGTCCCTCGTTCAAGGCCGGACTGCGGTGGTCCTGACAACCAACCAGCTGGCAGCTCAAACCAACGGTCGGAGCAGGGCCGACATCTGCTACACCGTCACCGAGCACCCTTACCATGGTCGCATTGCTATCAACGACCAGGAAGTCACCACCTTCTGCCACGAGGACCTCCAGTTTGGGCGCGTCGTCTATCACATGACTGACCTCAGCACATCGGAGGACAGCTTCCAGATCTCTGTGTCGGCCTCATCTCCTGGAGTGAACTATGGGAACATAACAGCACAGACAGTCCAAGTGACTGTGCGGCCTCTGGTCTACCTGCGCGAGCCTGTTAGAGTTCCCAGCGGCATCGCTGTGAAACTGGGGAAGGCCATGATCGACGCCTCAGAGCTGGCGAGAATCAGCAGGGCCGATCCAGTCTTTGAGGTTCTCTCTCCTCCGAAACATGGAAAACTCGTCAAG atgacctACGACCCTAATCGAGAGTCACAGGTCCTGAAATCTTTCACGTTCAGAGATGTGGTGCAAGGCCGAGTCGCCATTGAGGAAACTCTCAGCGACAGTGACAACCAACTCCCGAATAACTCGCTCACCACCGCGCGGGGCCACGCCCCCGCCAGACCGCGCAACGATTCCTTCGTCTTCTTGCTGAAGGCTGGAAACGTTCAGCCGGCGAAGGGCGAGCTCCACTTCACCATCCTGCCCCACCACCAGATGCGTCACGGCCCAGGCGGGCTCGGTAACGTGGACGGCGGCGGCCGCGAGCACACCACGACCCACCAGCCAACGCACAACAGGACGACgaccggaggaggaagaggaggcgggaGAGGAGGATCCACAACCCACGGCGGAGCTCCCACAGGTCTGCATCCTCACATTTTGTCGCACAAGAACAGGACGCACCACAGGCCCAAGTCTCACGGCCGCTGGGGGAACCATTCGCGGAGCGGTTCCCATGGGGGGAGACCGGGGAGCGGTGCggagggaacaggaggaggCCACGGTCATGCCCCGCAGCCCAACGCTCCCGCTGTTCCGGAAAAACACGACCCGGGAAACcctccagacacacacctggTTCACGTAGAGGTCCTCCCCCGCCCCGCCTCCGACCCTCTCCTCATTATCCTGCCCCTCTTGGCGTGTTTGCTTCTCATTGTCATCCTGGTGGTTTTGATTTCGGTGTTCCGTCACCGCAAAGAGAAACAGGCTCGACTGCGGCTCATCCAGGAGCTCGCGGCAGTGACGCTGCCCGCTGAGGAGAGCCCCTTCCTGGGGCCGTCGGAGAGGAGCGTGGCCATGCCGTCCGTGGTGGTCACCCCACTCGGCTCCGCCAGCTGCCCAACCTCCCCCAGTATCCCAATCAGtcccaggaggaggagtctggctCCTGGGATGACTTTCTGGGGGCCAGTTGAAGCTGatgtgggaggggctgctgggatTTCTACAAGTGGTAAAAATGAAAGAGATGATGTTCCAGGGGATAATACCCAAGTCCAAACAGCAGGATTCAAGAATGCTGTGAGATCTCGGTCACCTGCACCCACTCTAAAAGACAACCAGTACTGGGTTTAA